tttcataactttaataataatttattattactttctagtttttaattttttataatattaatggatacttttaaattctttaaataaattttttagattctttatataataataaataattaataaatttatttagacaaTTATACATATAGTGTCGTGTGAAATTAGGTTAACCTGTGAATCAAACTTCACCATCCAAAAATTGCCTACGAATCTGACACAATCTACTACAATCCACAGACAGTACCTCTTTGGGCCCGGCAATAAAGGGGGCGTGGTCAAACCCAACCACTCGTAAAATTAACAAAGCCGAGTTGACAATTTTTACCTTTTACTGCCAAACAGAACCTTCCATTGGATccaatttttttccttgtgCTCAGATTGCGGGCCACGTGACGTCCCTCACGAGATTGGTGCAACTTCAGCCGTTAAAAGCGAAATCATTTTCGTTTCATATACGTTGTGAAATTTTCCACGTGACACCTAACCTCTCTTATCACTTAACAcgtgaatttaattaattaatatggtaATTTTCTAAATGGTAAATATTTCCAGATAAAAAAGCGTCGGCCTCTCAGCtgttaaatatgtattttatattatttttgtattaaatatacatttttttatatatatactgtttataatttttcttcaggGCTAcatacaatttttgaaaaaggaGTTGTATTGCCCCttgttatttagttttttttttttttttctatttgcatattttgataataaaccTTTTAAAGTGCATAGCAATATGCTCTTTAGGCTCATATAGGCCTGTTTGacataaatttgtaatttattcatGTTAGTTttgtaatgattttaatattgcGGGAATGTATCTTATGTTTGAGTCTCAACGAAATCTTCTTGacacaataatttaaattttgattatgtattaagTTATTAGGTTTGATAGTTaagtaaatattttacatttaaattattatattaattttcattaagaGATTCGTAAAAAgtgctaaaattattattaatattattatatttaaaaaaatatattattaacgaTATGCTATATTAAACCCATAGatatatgttttgtattttttctatataccaatttatgaattttttttataaatatattttttattatttattatattatacacatataattttcaTAGCATTTTTTCTAGTTTCGTATTTACTAAATAGGATGTATtgtaaagaattttaatttaataataaaaaagaaaatagagattTCATAACAATTTGCAGAGGTTTTTGGAATTCAACAACCAAGTTAGATTGTTAAGCACGTCTTTCACAGACGAGCATCAAACTCTATAAATACCAGGAGTTTTCACATTCCTTTCCTTCCttcttttcctctttatttttttccgcTTTTAGGGTTTCTCAGATTTATTTGAGGTCACCCTTTTTCTTTCATATACATCTCTACGCTTTTTTTATTCATTGGTCTCTTTGGTTTCAACAGTTTCGTTTTTGGTTGGTGAAAAAGGAGCTTTTGTATTTCGCTCATTTCTGAATCTGCCGGTACGTTTTCATATTCCCTATATTTTAATCTGAATTCTCTTAtctttaaaaacctaaattgttttttttttttaatccttattCTTTGATTTGGTTTTGGAAGAAtcatttgttcattttttaCGTTTTAACGGTGAGGCATGCAACAAAGTCGCTATGTTTTGGGAAGGATTGAAGACAAAGAAATCTTGGTTTTCACgatatgaaatgaaaaaaaatgatatttttttggtataaaGATGGATTTCACATCAAgttttcttgtttcatttgttattgattttggACGTGGGTCCGATTTAGCAATAGTTACATATGTCTCCTGTGGGAAATtgatttttggatttgtttttttaaccaCGAAGGGTccaatatgaatatttaaaaagacATGATTTGACGGCGCATTTGTTTTTCGTTttcattatatgttaaaatCTTCTGCTTTGTTAACATATCGAGACGGTTTtctaatcttttttctttagaaaaagaaatgctTAGGAACTTTCCCATCTTAGTCACACTGTTGATtcgatttttattttcaatgctTCTTAGTTGCCAACTTAGATTCTAAGGCTTAAAAGACTTGCATTGTGAACTTAATGCCCCGTTTGTTTGAGTTGTAATGGTGTCAGTCTGACGCTAAGAATTGTACGTACAAAAAATAATTGGAATCTTACAGTAATATTGTAATTCAGGGTGAAGTTAGGTGAATTTTGGTGGGTTGGAAGCTTTAACTTCACTTTCTAAAGGATTTTCACAAATATGTGCAGTAATTTGCTATAAATGCGGTGTATCTGTGGAGATGAAGAGGTATGGAGCTATAAATGAAAATGGGTTCtgttttgtttgaaagtttgaagattaaaattaaaattttatgcacCGTTTATCTTTAGTTTCCAGGAAACCAGCACTTTATGGACTGCTCAATTACTAGCAGTGACAAGAAAACGTTGAAGAAGTGGTTTTTCATAGACAAAAGAGTTGggtgaaaacaaaaagaaaagaaaaattaattttcccaAGTTGCTGTTGATATCAAACATTTAGTTTATAGATTATTAAGCTGCAAGTAATCTGGATAAAATGGAGTTGAAGTCAAATCATTCATCTCCTGTTCTCACCGATGCTGCACCGTTAAACAAGTCAAAACTAGGCGTACGTTCTGGTTTGTTGCCTGACTCCTCCGCTGGACCATCATTTTCCGGCAAGTATGTCAGAGTTTCAAGAAAAAAGCCTGGAAAGCTTGATGATGTTAGCGCCAATGGCTGGCTTGACGCCATGAAATCATCTTCTCCTCCTCGCAAGAAGCTAAACAAGGATTTCAATTCTTTGGTTGCATCAGAAGATTCTGAGAATGCTTATCGTTCCTGGATGGTAAACGAGCTTCACtttcattgataatattaatcCATAGACTATATTTTAACTTCAACACTTTTGTAATTCTCTCTGCTTTATGGTTTTGCAGCTCAAGTACCCATCAGCGCTTAGCTATTTCGAGCAGATAACAAATTTTGCGAAGAACAAAAAGATTGCTATGTTCTTAGATTATGATGGGACTCTTTCACCAATAGTTGTTGACCCAGATCGTGCGATGATGTCCGATGGTGTAAGAATATATGCAGTTAATTTGCTGTATGTACAGCATCTTTCTTAACGAGAAACCTTTTTCTGGCATGGGTTTCTGTTGATTTTTTACACTGTTTTGTAGATGCGTTCTGCAGTGAGAAATATTTCAAAGTATTTCCCAACGGCAATTATCAGCGGAAGAAGCAGGGATAAGGTAGAAATTTGCTTCACAACGTTTAATCTATATTAGTATATAAGAATTACTATTAACATCTGATTGAATGGCATTGTTTTATCAGGTTTTTGAATTGGTAGGACTAACAGAACTCTATTATGCTGGTAGCCACGGGATGGACATTCTTGGCCCAGTCAACAGCACTGTGTCTGATGGCCACCCTAATTGTATTAAATCAACTGACCAACTGgtaaaaaaattcagattttttTCTCTAGATTTCATTCtcttgaaaatttatttcaCAATAATTTTGCTTCACCATTGAAAAGTCCATGCAACAGTAAGTTTTCTGTCGATCCTTAATTCCTTTGGATGTTTGATAGGGTAAGGAAGTAAATTTGTTCCAACCAGCTAGAGAATTCATACCTATGATCAATGAGGTTTTTAGAACCCTTGTTGAGAAGACTAAAAAAATTCAAGGCGCAAAAGTTGAGAATCATAAGTTTTGTGCTTCTGTACATTACCGTAATGTAGAAGAGAAGGTAAGATTTTGTAATGTTTTCTGAAGCAAAATTAGCATTACTttacaatgttttttttttttctcctactTTAGGATTGGTCTGCAATCGCACAATGTGTCCACGATATACTCAAAGAGTACCCTCGTTTGCGATTAACTCATGGGCGGAAGGTATTTCATTTGGAATtctcaaaatctaatatttcataTGTTTAACTGTGCACTTAAAAGTAtgcacatataattttattgaattatttattcctgaatgtttttattgtatttcagGTTTTAGAGGTCCGTCCTGTGATTGACTGGAATAAGGGAAAAGCAGTGGAATTTCTGCTTGAATCTCTTGGTAAATACATTTCCTCCTTGGAGTTTGCAGAATTCTGGTTATCAAATCTTGTTGCCTCAATTTTCTGCGTTGTGCTTGTGCAGAACTTAGTAATAGTGACGATGTGCTGCCCATCTATATTGGAGATGATAGGACTGATGAAGATGCATTTAAGGTATTAACACTGGAATTTCAATAATTGGGTACTGGATTTGTGTTTAAAAAGATTTGTtaacattaaattttgatgttatGATTATTAGGTGTTGAAAGAGAGAAATCAAGGCTATGGAATCCTAGTATCTTCTGTCCCTAAGGAGAGCAATGCATTTTACTCTCTTAGGGACCCCTCAGAGGTGCAAATTCTGCCTCTCAATGTTTCATAGTATTTAATTTGCCGAATGACTaaccaaacttttaaatttgaaaagtttatttttttcatctaaatttattaatttttttgtaaaattaatgaaaaaggcAAAACTATTCTTTGtctataaaactaaataatagcttactaaaaaaaaaaattatgaaagataatcataaatttatatatttataaaaattaaatgttaaaaatggtTGGGGGAGATTGGAATATTGTTTGAGCCTAGAAGTGATTGTTTCTCTCCGGATGTTCCATATCTTTCAAATAAACCATATTAGTAAATGAGTTGTGTTTGGGTTTTTTGTCAACTTGTTGAGATTATTGTAGGCGACCAAAGTAGATGATTTAATGAGGCTTAAGGTTGTAATTTTAAGAGTAGAATAAAGAAGGGAAGGTGGAGGACATAAATAATAGTGTCGACAATgacaataaaaaagataaagaagatgAGAAAGATGGTGAGAGTGAGCCAAAGACAACAAGAATAATAGTAGGAGTAGTGATAACAATGACTAGTAAGAGGTCGTTTTCTATTTTGTCTCACCTCACCTAACCTCGCCTCtcatcttttattttgttgttgcaTCAACTCTTCCTCTCATCTCTTTGATTTcgttgaaaaaaaataagaaaaatataaaatagttattataaaaaagtaatatgTTTGTCCTATTAAGAATTGTAAGTGATATTACATACACTTTGTGTATGTATGatgtgataaaaatattaaaattaactttgaACTTTCATGAATAGgcaagaaaataaactttttaattttaaagttggGGAAGTAGTCATTCATCcttcattttattgttataattatcCCAAAATTTTAGCACTTGTAAGACCAAAACACCCTTCTATGAGGCTTTTGCAAGTGGGTTATTTCTAACTTATACCCTGAAAGAAaggtttatttaatatattttcccTTATTAAGTTGTTATGTCTGCAGGTACAGGAATTTCTTTCGTGTTTGGTGAGATGGAAGAAGTTGGATGAAGCTGTTTCCTCGAATTTATAAGAGGCAATTCTGACAATTAgtcataatttcttttttctaaataattcaATCAACCAACGTTTGAGCAgctaatttattttaatcttagCCAAAGCTCTTTCAAATTATTCGACGTTTTTAATTAATCGTTGTTGAGTAATTTTTTCAGAATTGTTACTTGtaaagctttttttttattatttaatttgttatttaaatataattctttgctgtattatttttttttaaataaaaaaaatttaagttaaaatttgtatttctgaTTATGAAgattatctatttattatagTGTTTATTGAGTTATGTGAATAGGCCAAAGCCCCTTGATTAgtgatttaaagattatctatttattataacACTAGGAGATAAAAACATGTCTTGACAATAGCTCTTCAGTGttagataatttaataagatATCAGTTAGACATTTTTTACACAACACAAGAAGATAAATAGGCCAAGACAAATAAaccataatttcaaaaaatgaattgtaaaTTTTTGCCAAATCTTGTTGAAACACCTTATTTGGCTGGAATTCGtataataaatgtattaaaTAGAAGTTGACCAAATTTGGATCGGCCAAAACTCTCTATTTGACCAAATAGACTGACCTTTATTGGCCTAATTCAATTGACACTCTTTTTGACCAACTTTTTGCATCATACATTATCTCTCTTTTTCTGGGTATCATGACTTTCTAGTTCAAACCCATGAATTTGACTAGAAAATACCTAAACACTTTTTAAACCATTAATATAAAGGTTTTGACCAATTTAGACGACTCAATCAACAATAATTCATCTTCAGAATAAGAGTTGGATAATGCTCACTTAACTTAGAAAACatgatgaggatgaagagaCTTGATTAAGGACTTGAGATCCAATGAAGAcaaagaaaagtgaaaatggAGAGATGTGATGATGGAGTAAATATATAGAGATGAGTAAAGATGATCAATATATTTTTGGTGGTAAAAATAAGAGTGGATATATGTAATCTTGCTTCAAAATAGTGGGGGCTAATAAACTTTTCTAtggcaaataatataaattaaaaaaagaaaagggtaattaactaaaataacatttttcatggGTGAATACaaaaaacatttcaaaaaaCTTGTTAAACAATTGTAACCATTAGAATAGTGTTGGACAAATTTCactcaatatataaaataaatttttacctaAGTGTTACCCGTAAGCAAACTGAGAACTCGTTTGAAGGTTCTAACTCCCTTCTCTAAATGGAtacccttaaaaaaatatatgcgtATGATGAGAAAATGTTAACTACTTAAATCATATTTACCACAAATCTTTGGCGTAATCTCAAATATCATTATTAGAAACttcaacttaaaaatttaacaagcaTGCAAaaggtaaataaatatattaaaattatccttAAGTAAATCTACAAAtgtaatacataaaatatattaactcaaaacataatcatcaaaaaaaagaaatatccCTCTCATGCTACTCCTCAGTTGACTAAACTCCTCTCACGACCATCGTACTGAACTCTAACTTGCAAAACATAGAAAGACAAGAATGAATGAGTGATAAACACTTAGCAAGTACATGAATGACTTTACTTGTCTTATAAGTTTTAGTTTCCTCTACTATATTGCTCTCGTTGTTTAATGTACTAACTCATAAGCCTAACTTAAATGACATAATATGCAatgtatattaaatatcatttttaaaacttatgaaagCATTCATAAATCCATAATTGAAAATTGTAACTACTATGATGAATGAACTAGGTTGAAGCATGGATTCGAAGCCAGTCATGTTgagtataataatttaacttggGTTCTGCCTTACATGCACACAACTACACAAAGTTTGCCTACAAAAGATCATTTTTAAAGATCTTACACCTCGCAGGTCTAACACCTCTCTCAAAAAACTTACACGCTAAAGAGTGTTACATACTTTCACTTATCTAATTATGCATGATTAGAAGCTTTAATTTCTATACATACAAATCAACATACTTAATTTCCCAAATAtccttatttaataaaatagctCAACCGACAAATCAAAATATgtcataaacaaaaataaaccaaGTGTATAATATAGAACATAATCTACATAAAATAATCATGTGATACATCAATCAAAAGACAAGTCCTTCTCATCATAGTTATTAGCATTGTATGATATGTGATACATATCGTATGATACTatatgatatagataaaaaataatacgtatcataacatatataaaaatttgatatgatatggtgtgtgtatcatatgatattataCTTATTGGTTTGTATTGGTAAAATTAACGATacagattaatatatttttttaactagaTTAGACATATAATTAGGGGTGGATACAAACTAGACTAAGCTCGAACAACCCTttgctcgagtttgactcaaatataacatggtttgatttgaatcaaattgatgaTTCTGATTTGATTCTATTGGATTTGAATTGATGGTTCAGACTCAAATTAATGATTCaattaaactcgaattgatattttgtggtttggtttgattcggatttatggtttgaatttgtgattcaGACTTGTGGTTTGAGTTCataattcattgataaaatgatgttattttatccaaataatatgaaaaatgaatagaatttttcgattcaaaattaacttgaatttaaattaaacaaattcaaaccgaTCCAAACTGAGTCGAGCTCACTTCTGATAGTCAACTTAATTTAGATGTAGCTCAAAACTAGTTCACCCAACCAAATCTATTTTTATGTGTAAAGCAataatgattttcttattgtaattgaatatttaatacataattacatattatttattttttattgcattacttattttggataatgaaatttagtaataatttttagtctattttctttatttactaAGCtagtaataatttgataagatggttttactcttttatttatgttttaaaaatattggtgatattaaattgaataaaaaacaaaataaaaaataaaacaaaaaaaaagctttaatttaatttttaaaatttttattattttattttaaaaaaatgtatcatatgataggatacgatatatgatatatgattcGAATACATAATATTTCTAATGCACATCACCAACTGACACGCCACTACACAGTTGTCATCATCACTTGCCACCTGTGAAACATAAAGGAAAATGAGTTGGTGAAAGTCACTCAATAAATAGGAGTCTCTAAGTTCTACATTCTTTTTTCAGGTTCCTTTTCACATCTCTAATCTTTGCATTCTGATTATTTTCTCTCTCATCATGTAGAACACATCTATTAGCCCAAACCTTGATGACATGAAATGCAAATGCAtgttaaaactttttttcaaaaatcatttgGTGAAAACATTTTCACAATTATTCTTTATAAAATCAGCAAATATCTATATTGATTGAACTAGATTGAGGTAAAGATTTAATAACCTAGTCATGTGAATATCTAGGTTATCGCAATTCACAGTATGTATAAATTTGTCTTAACACCTTTTTGTGAGTGTATAACTAAAAATCTCTCTATAGATCTATATGGTGAATGACAAACCCTCTCAATAGGTACAACACGTCTTTGTAGGTTTATAGTGTATGTTATGAGTGCCCATCACAATAACTTCTAGAAAACATATCTTATCAAAAATTGACATTAGAAAACATGTTTTCATAAATGACACCAAATCTCTTTATCTAGggtgaattcgaattgaaccgAGCTTGAAAATATATTGGCTCGAGTTCCACTCAAACGGTTTAAGAGTTAACTTGAGTtagcttgagtttggtttgagttcgTTGAGCTAGTCGAAAAGAAggtttaagtttaactcaaaagAAAATTGGTTTGTGgcttgatttgagttcaaaGCTCGAATTTATGGCTTGCGTTTGTAACTCTTGTTCGTGACTGAAGTTTGTAGCTTGAGTTATAATTTGTGTTTGTGTCTTGAATTCGTGACTCAAATTTGCAgtaactaaaattaatttaaacctGTGCATCATAATTGTATACATAACCTAATGCAATATCATCAAAGCTCACTTGGaaatacttttattaaaatttatttactccATTGTGAAAGCAGTATGTATAAGCCCCAATTCACaatatatttgttatgattTACTAAACAaacatttgattgaaaaatacaTAAGTAAGAAGTGTTTATAGAGATTACACCTATCTTTGG
This sequence is a window from Mangifera indica cultivar Alphonso chromosome 20, CATAS_Mindica_2.1, whole genome shotgun sequence. Protein-coding genes within it:
- the LOC123203979 gene encoding probable trehalose-phosphate phosphatase F; translation: MELKSNHSSPVLTDAAPLNKSKLGVRSGLLPDSSAGPSFSGKYVRVSRKKPGKLDDVSANGWLDAMKSSSPPRKKLNKDFNSLVASEDSENAYRSWMLKYPSALSYFEQITNFAKNKKIAMFLDYDGTLSPIVVDPDRAMMSDGMRSAVRNISKYFPTAIISGRSRDKVFELVGLTELYYAGSHGMDILGPVNSTVSDGHPNCIKSTDQLGKEVNLFQPAREFIPMINEVFRTLVEKTKKIQGAKVENHKFCASVHYRNVEEKDWSAIAQCVHDILKEYPRLRLTHGRKVLEVRPVIDWNKGKAVEFLLESLELSNSDDVLPIYIGDDRTDEDAFKVLKERNQGYGILVSSVPKESNAFYSLRDPSEVQEFLSCLVRWKKLDEAVSSNL